Proteins from one Malaya genurostris strain Urasoe2022 chromosome 2, Malgen_1.1, whole genome shotgun sequence genomic window:
- the LOC131431350 gene encoding carboxypeptidase B1-like has protein sequence MNHRSIKVILLLISVFSGMAPNKYDGYKLFEVNIKSGHEVELLVHLQSNRPGIDIWGLDRLGPKRLLVPPPAQNMTETYFKHYRLNYTVKAEDFGKNYAMSQHLQQPMEDQTFQNSFPTYDEINDYLMQMATENFEWIRIRIIGWSVEGRPIRAITLNHKKTDTIIVDAGIHAREWITVSTALYLIKKLIEDSDQYRYLHDYKWVIVPLVNPDGYIYSMTTDRYWRKNRRVVNNKCFGVDINRNFGFSWESGADLYSKECHPGFRGTAPFSEPEARALRSVLDSNDEAKLYISLHSYGGYFIFPWSHDSTTVQNVANLRQVGVGAARAIWHYSRNEYKVGSSAEILRYQATGTSIDYAYSIGIELPFAMEIAEYGYSDFQPPSSAIDQIVKESFVGIKEMVYAVKNLNTKKPSKPTLRSRGRG, from the exons ATGAATCATAGATCCATCAAAGTAATTTTGCTTTTGATCAGTGTTTTCAGTGGTATGGCTCCGAATAAATATGATGG CTACAAATTGTTTGAAGTGAACATCAAATCCGGCCACGAAGTCGAGCTTTTGGTACATCTTCAGAGCAACCGGCCAGGAATTGACATCTGGGGTTTGGATCGGTTGGGGCCCAAACGGCTGCTAGTGCCTCCGCCGGCACAGAATATGACcgaaacatactttaaacactATCGACTAAACTATACCGTAAAAGCAGAAGATTTCGGAAA AAACTATGCCATGAGTCAACATCTTCAGCAACCGATGGAAGATCAAACCTTCCAGAACAGTTTTCCCACGTACGATGAAATCAACGATTATCTGATGCAAATGGCAACGGAAAATTTCGAATGGATTCGTATTCGAATTATCGGTTGGTCAGTTGAAGGTCGTCCTATTCGGGCGATTACGCTTAACCATAAGAAGACGGATACTATCATAGTGGATGCAGGAATTCACGCAAGAGAATGGATTACGGTTTCCACTGCACTTTATCTGATCAAGAAATTGATTGAAGATAGTGACCAGTATCGGTATTTGCACGATTACAAATGGGTGATCGTTCCGCTCGTCAATCCGGATGGATATATTTACTCGATGACAACGGATCGCTACTGGCGGAAGAACCGTCGGGTGGTCAATAATAAATGTTTTGGAGTAGACATAAACCGCAACTTTGGCTTCTCTTGGGAATCGGGTGCTGATTTGTACTCGAAGGAATGCCATCCTGGTTTTCGAGGAACGGCACCGTTTTCGGAACCCGAGGCTAGAGCACTGCGAAGCGTTTTGGACAGTAATGACGAAGCGAAACTGTACATTAGTTTGCACAGCTATGGAGGATATTTCATCTTTCCGTGGAGTCATGACAGTACCACGGTACAGAATGTTGCCAATCTGCGTCAGGTGGGTGTTGGTGCCGCTCGTGCTATATGGCATTACAGTAGAAACGAGTACAAGGTTGGTTCGAGTGCCGAGATTTTACGTTATCAGGCTACAGGAACTAGCATCGACTATGCGTACTCCATTGGAATCGAGCTGCCGTTTGCGATGGAAATTGCCGAATATGGTTACAGTGATTTTCAACCACCATCCAGTGCCATTGACCAGATCGTGAAGGAGTCTTTTGTGGGCATCAAAGAAATGGTTTATGCGGTGAAAAATCTGAACACAAAGAAACCGTCGAAACCTACTTTGAGAAGTCGGGGACGGGGCTAG